GATGGACTTTAACTCAATCCAATGCATGATCTAGTGCTTGGACAGATGATTTAATAAATGTGCTTCATGGGTTTAAAAAACACAAATCTTGTACAACAAAGAATCAACCGTATGTTCATTTTACTGGTCAATTATtgcagtttaaaaataaaactgtatataCACAAGACACTTCTGAAATTttggcttttttaaaaaaggaaaaaaaaaaactgcgaATCAAAGTGATTcactttaataaatgttatataatCTGTATAATAAAGTTGAACTTCCTGGttctatgaaacatgaaattaaaaaaaaaaaattgttgtaatattttatttttaaatgactgcAGAGGAAAACATTTAACATATTGCAGTGGTTTTAAGTAACACAAAAATCAAATGTACTGATGGTGCCATCCAGCAGTAACGCTCAAAGGTGATGTAACAGTTCTCTTACATcagcaattaaaataaatccaaattaaaaatatatatatatatatattaaacatacaAAGAGTCAATGTTTTCAAGTTGAACTCATTTCATATGAGGAAATAGACAGTGATTACTAAAGTActacatgttaaataaaacttagATCCTAGATTTATCatggatctgggtaacacaacgTGTTGTGAGAGCATGTTCACGTTAACAGCATATgtacaaaacatcttaagatcCAGAAGTGATCTGTTCCAGTGTTTTCTTGATCCTTTGtcagctcaaaaaacattttgtacaAATGACTGCTGTGGTTCTAGTATATAACAAGTTCTGTAAATATCAACATGAACAACAAACCATCTGAGCTCAATCAAAGGGTGCTGAAATGTcactttgtgcttttttcagtacaaaagcaaacaaaaacgTACATTCCCAGCATCTCTCTTCACCATCATCCAGCAAGACAAATTTGACTACcgctaaacaaataaaacagattaGAATTTTTAATATAATGGATTTGAAAAGTACATTAAAATGATGTAACATGAATGGCACAAAGCTTAAGAATAGACTCATTTacataattaaatgaataaaaggaCACTCCTCCCAGCATATCTGTCCTACTTTGTTGTTGAAGACTCACATACTCAAAGTTGCATAGCACCTACTGCAGTCTGAGCTATTACGATATGTTCGAACAGAGCCTTTATGTAACACTCAATACATTACAGGGTAATTTGTCTAACAAAAACATcccttaaaaacaaaactgcggCAAAAATATGTAAAcgtttaaaataaagaaaaaaatatatgccATAAAATGGAATACATAGTGATTAAAATGCCCAAATCATTTAACACATTTCTACAATTTGAAATTGATATCAAccattaatacatttttggcCTGATTTGGTCTTTATTTTCACCTCTACACTGATGTACAAAAGACAACACTGAGGTCTAAGACAAGACGACACAGAGCAGCTAAAGTAGACATTTGCGTAAAAACCGGCAATGCCTCTCTACCTGAATTTCAGTGGGGCTACATCATAATTCAAGAGCAAGAAAAATTCATTTCACTCCTTCAGATTATGGTGTATCAAAGCTCTACGCAACCAATTAATTCAGATCAACTGAATCCAAAGACATGGCAGAGCTTAAAAACAAACTTCCTCCCTATTCCAGGAAGGAAAATGCCCTGAAATGTTTACTTAGATGCAACAACAGGAgcatttatcattatttattttatttgttgcgAACTACATGTACGCATCGCTTCGTTTTCAGTAGAAATGACATATTTGTAGTCGGCTCCCCGGGTCGTTTTTCCCCGGGCTGAAGAAGGGTGAGACTGGCTCGTCAAAGTATGTGACAAAGTTATATATGCGTTTCATGGTAACAGCGTCGAAGAAAGTAACGTGGCCCCGGTCGTAGTCTAAGAAGACGCCAACACGAGGAGAGTTCCAGTAGTCCGCCACGGGTACACGCGAGTCTTCTTCATTGGCGTACAGTCGGTCTTGGAGACACAGGCTCCAGTAGCCAGCGGAAGGCGAAAGGTTTACAAAACCTTTGCGATTGCTGTATTCGGTGGTGACGCCCAGATACCAGACCCCCTTGTCCCGCACGTCCACCTCCCAGTAGTGCTGACCGCTGGAGTACTGGGCAGTGGCGAGCACGCCAAAGAAACGAGTGAAGCGCTGCGGCATGTCGGGCTCCTGGGAGCGCACGCGGCCTTCCTCCACCTTGGTGTCAAAGTCGCTGATGGCCAATGAGGGGTGAGCTGTGTCTAAATCTAGAGTCAAATTCTGAGGCACTGGAAAACAGGGAACATCTGGTTAACCGTTTGTCatgttaaagtgttagttcaccaaaaaattaaaattctgtcattaattcctcaccctcatgtcgttttacACCCCTAAgaacttcattcatcttcggaacacaaattaagatatttttgattaaatcaaaatggctcagtgaggcctctattgagagaaAAGCCACTGAACTTCTCAAGGTcaataaaagtactaaaaacattaaaacagttcatgtgagtacagcggTGCCACCTTAATAtaataaagcgacaagaatactttttgtgcgccaaaaaacaaaacaatgacttttcaacaatatctagtgatgggcgatttcaaaacactgctttggagcTTACTCCGatacctcactgagccatcggatttcatcaaaaatatcttaatttgtgttccgaagatgagcaaagttcttacaggtttggaacgacatgagggtgagtaattaatgacaattttcatttttggatgaactaaccctttaaccaaacactcacacaaaacACATGACTAGGCGCCACATATCTCACAGATGAAGGTGCGGTCACATGTTGGCAAAATTTTGCGaacaaacaaaagattcattgtCTATTGACAATAGTGTTGTGATGCATGAAGCACCACTCAAAGAGAaggtcactttcaaaccaagcagctttctgttggtcaacatGGTGATTTTGCATTTGCAGGGAAATCTTTTGCCCTCACACAAAATTCCCAGATCATTTGGATTTCTactgaaatgactggatttcgaCCATGAAAAATTGCCAATGGTAAATGTGACCGCACTAAAAGCACTCACTTGTGTGTAACACGTGCATCATCTTCTTCCACATAATGAGCTGAAAGGGGCCTGTGAACTCAGAGAAATCTGGAGGAGAGTTAGAGGCCTGGACGCTGAGGTTAACGTGGCAGGGGCTATGAGGAAAAACACAATATGAGAGATAGAACCCTAAAAATACACAGAACAAGGCTATAGAATtaacttatttaaaataatacagaTTTACATACCTTAAGTATGAATTACTGATACTCTGGAGggaaaaaaaggtaaatgttaataatttaatGGAGCTCACAgtgaaaataatatatatatatatatatatatatatatatatataaaaaaaaatcacaactgGGAGATGTGAAAAAGTTGCAATTTGCGAAATATAAAGACACATGGCGAGATATACAgtcataattgttttatttaaaaaaagtcaaattatgAGAAGTAGTCACAATTAAGGGCTGTTTACACCAAGGGTGATACTTATGATAACTGtagctataaaaaattataacaaTGGTTATTCTATGAGAATAGAATACACCACACCACAGATTTAATGATAATgacacagagaaacaatatcatAGGAATCACTTTCCAGCTGTCACAATCCACTCaactttaaagagcttgagcatttaaggCGGCAGGTGACATAACTGTTAGACGACATTTAGTggatgcaaatatagttatAGTTACAGTTATCATTCTTAGTGTGAACGGGTGTTGTTTACAAAGAATAAAGTTGTAATTGTAAGAGATAAGAATTCGCAActattttgtgttgtttttttaaacggGCTTCATATtaacaaatatgaaaattaaaggTTGTTCAAATTTCTAATTCAGTTAATTTCCAGTTTATGCGAACAACTACcaatttctttatattttcatttaacattttattattaatatacattatgcatattttgcatCCAAATATACAGGGTTTGAcattgctcaccagccactgtggctagtgatTTTCCAAAGatactcagcattttcactggccacgattttgacatcaataccatggggaaaaaatgccatatagatatttttaatattatctcaaaatttggcagcaggtatattaggctgctgtcactttaagacctgacgcacagatccattatactgttatacatgcattttctttctcagtcaGTTAAGTTTTAAAAGAACATAAACAGttgtgtttacgtgaatactcgccaagactggcattatgacattttttttgtgtgtttttgactggttaagtgcaataagcagtgaaaaaaAGAACTAAATTTAGTACCgagaggtggctttatgtgCACTTTAGGTATGAGCGCAAAATCTGCAGGAATAtgtaaaattatgcgcaatacgGGCAATCCCACGCCAAAATTAAAGGCCTCTAAGAATGAGTATTGGAAGTATTGGAagcatttcagatatttcagtgtcaaaaaaaattatattttttacttaCGCTAtcatttcagatgcctttttaaaagactacaattgaaaaatgtatacattatatataaaaaaaaaaaaaaaaatatatatatatatatatatatatatatatatatatatatatatgtgtgtgtgtaattgggaaaattttattttataatacatGAGCTGTTGAAGTTCTTCACCTCAAAGTTAGCACTGTCACTCAGGTGGttttgaatttcattgatggctTTGTCCACTTTGGCAGCCTCGCTCTCCACACGCTTCAGGTTCGCGTCAATCAACCCGATAGTGGCCACCGCTTCGGCCTCCAACCTTTCCAACAGATCATCCTTCTCATCCAACAAAAACTGAACCAGGGCACCAACATCTTCCTCAATCTTCTCCTTCAACGCTTGTTTTTTGAGCTGTTGAGACATAAAATGTTTGCGATTCAGCATCAGGGCTTCCTCACAGACCATAAATCCACAGCAGGTTACATAACCAGCAATTATGAGTCATTTGTATGTATGCAAAGTCAGCGTGGGAACAATCGGGCTTTCATACCTTGACATCAGATTTGGCCTGCTCGTCTGTGCTCTTTACTCTGGTACACATGGACTTCTGCCAGTTCAGCTTGATGAGTCTTAGCTTGAGCTCACTCTGCATATTAAAATAAGAGAACATTTTAAACCTGAAGTGTTACAGCACAAATAATTCTTTAAAGTACAGTCAATAATGGACGAAATATTTGTGTGAAGGATATGATGTGTTGTGGACATATATGGACCTTATTACTATATCTTAAAGATTgaaacagttaaagggttagttcagccaaaaatga
The nucleotide sequence above comes from Chanodichthys erythropterus isolate Z2021 chromosome 10, ASM2448905v1, whole genome shotgun sequence. Encoded proteins:
- the trim47 gene encoding E3 ubiquitin-protein ligase TRIM47 — its product is MATAGDSRGELQKELVCSICLDYFDDPVILKCGHNFCRMCILMHWEENGGDDVGYQCPECRMVFAKMSFTKNYLVKNLVDKLSDFDYLKTCRPSAPAKPVKMDGKCERHHEELKLYCHTDRKPICVVCRESRAHRHHDVAPVPEVVEDMKSELKLRLIKLNWQKSMCTRVKSTDEQAKSDVKLKKQALKEKIEEDVGALVQFLLDEKDDLLERLEAEAVATIGLIDANLKRVESEAAKVDKAINEIQNHLSDSANFESISNSYLSPCHVNLSVQASNSPPDFSEFTGPFQLIMWKKMMHVLHTMPQNLTLDLDTAHPSLAISDFDTKVEEGRVRSQEPDMPQRFTRFFGVLATAQYSSGQHYWEVDVRDKGVWYLGVTTEYSNRKGFVNLSPSAGYWSLCLQDRLYANEEDSRVPVADYWNSPRVGVFLDYDRGHVTFFDAVTMKRIYNFVTYFDEPVSPFFSPGKNDPGSRLQICHFY